One genomic region from Leptolyngbyaceae cyanobacterium JSC-12 encodes:
- a CDS encoding putative GTPase (IMG reference gene:2510093798~PFAM: GTPase of unknown function), producing the protein MVRLKLWQWVVLVLPVGAIAAFLLIAAGSQIHAWGLSWIWAVFTLVFVGWRFLLVKWTRPVLQQVEVAIAEVTEELEANAVTAQPSSGNTPTQRAEAALQQALDLARNDPPVWENWGIFWNRCQQLVVDTAHAYYPEVQRPLLNIYVPQAYSLIRGTVDDLDQWMNKLSPVLNQVTVGQAVQAYEVYQKLEPSARKVWRVWNWAQWLLNPAAAAARQATQKYSDQANQQLLINFSLSLKEAALRNLSRQAIALYGGQLLIQETAATPALPEVQTQTLQEILVKAEPPETIEQKPVTILLVGRTGAGKSSLINTLFVAEQAEVDVLPSTDAIRDYHWRAESGDTLTLWDTPGYEQVDRAELRERVLERATRADLLLLVTPALDPALQMDVDFLKDVKSKVADLPVIAIVTQVDKLRPIREWAPPYDWEWGDRPKETAIREATQYRAQLLDEWCEFVLPIVTADAKVGRAGWNVEELSLSLVESINPVKQLRLARFLSNLQARTVAAAKMIDHYTFLMATAQGLATFLKSPVLTFLSTLTTGSPTLAYLLAEKIPVEQAPVVIGKLQMAYDLFNLLNEGERDRRNFDLLALWPVLLENPDSPDRNAWAFGHAITEYWTQNLTSDQLRERFNFYLTQKPLK; encoded by the coding sequence ATGGTACGTTTGAAGTTGTGGCAATGGGTTGTATTGGTACTGCCGGTTGGAGCGATTGCTGCTTTTTTACTGATTGCAGCCGGATCTCAAATTCATGCCTGGGGCTTAAGCTGGATCTGGGCAGTGTTCACTCTGGTGTTCGTGGGCTGGCGGTTTTTGCTGGTGAAGTGGACTCGTCCAGTCTTGCAACAGGTAGAAGTGGCGATCGCTGAGGTGACTGAAGAGTTGGAGGCGAATGCAGTTACGGCTCAGCCATCCTCTGGAAACACACCAACTCAACGAGCGGAAGCCGCCCTCCAACAAGCTTTAGACTTAGCTAGGAATGATCCTCCAGTTTGGGAAAATTGGGGCATTTTTTGGAATCGTTGCCAACAACTGGTCGTGGATACTGCCCATGCTTATTATCCCGAAGTGCAACGTCCATTGCTAAATATCTACGTACCGCAAGCCTATTCACTCATTCGTGGCACTGTAGATGACCTGGATCAGTGGATGAATAAGTTGTCTCCAGTGCTGAATCAAGTAACCGTGGGGCAAGCGGTGCAGGCATATGAGGTGTATCAAAAGTTGGAACCTTCTGCTCGCAAGGTTTGGCGGGTGTGGAATTGGGCGCAGTGGTTGCTGAATCCGGCAGCGGCAGCAGCACGACAGGCAACACAGAAATATAGCGATCAGGCAAATCAACAATTGCTGATTAACTTTAGCCTGTCGTTGAAGGAAGCAGCGTTGAGAAATTTGAGTCGGCAGGCGATCGCGCTGTATGGTGGGCAACTGCTGATTCAAGAGACTGCTGCAACGCCAGCCTTGCCCGAAGTCCAAACTCAAACCCTGCAAGAAATTTTAGTCAAAGCAGAACCACCAGAAACAATCGAACAGAAACCAGTCACTATTCTATTAGTGGGGCGGACTGGTGCAGGTAAAAGTAGTTTGATCAATACATTATTTGTGGCTGAGCAAGCAGAGGTAGATGTCTTGCCCAGTACGGATGCGATTCGGGATTACCACTGGCGAGCAGAGAGCGGAGACACATTAACGCTGTGGGATACCCCTGGTTATGAACAGGTAGATCGAGCAGAATTGCGGGAACGAGTATTAGAGCGAGCAACACGGGCAGATCTGTTGCTGCTGGTGACGCCTGCATTGGATCCAGCCCTGCAAATGGATGTGGATTTTCTCAAAGATGTGAAGTCTAAAGTGGCAGATTTGCCTGTGATCGCCATTGTGACTCAGGTTGATAAATTGCGTCCGATTCGAGAGTGGGCACCTCCTTATGATTGGGAATGGGGCGATCGCCCCAAAGAAACCGCAATTCGGGAAGCGACCCAGTACCGGGCACAGTTGTTGGATGAGTGGTGTGAGTTTGTTTTACCGATTGTCACAGCAGATGCCAAAGTTGGACGGGCAGGTTGGAATGTGGAAGAGTTATCGCTCAGTCTGGTTGAGTCTATCAACCCGGTTAAACAACTTCGACTTGCCCGTTTTTTGAGCAATCTGCAAGCCCGTACTGTTGCCGCTGCTAAGATGATTGACCACTACACGTTTTTGATGGCGACAGCTCAGGGGCTAGCGACTTTTCTCAAGAGTCCGGTGCTGACGTTTCTTTCTACGTTGACAACTGGTAGCCCTACACTGGCTTATCTCCTGGCAGAAAAAATTCCCGTGGAGCAAGCTCCGGTGGTGATTGGCAAACTGCAAATGGCGTATGACCTGTTCAATCTTTTGAATGAAGGAGAACGCGATCGCCGTAATTTTGACTTATTGGCACTCTGGCCAGTGTTACTGGAGAATCCAGACTCTCCTGATCGTAATGCTTGGGCATTTGGTCATGCAATTACAGAGTATTGGACTCAAAATCTTACGTCTGATCAATTACGAGAGCGATTTAACTTTTACCTGACTCAAAAACCACTCAAATAA
- a CDS encoding hypothetical protein (IMG reference gene:2510093799) produces the protein MRAFNPMSYVIAVLSDRIQAEAAYSELEKEGLPMNQVSILGRGYKSADEFGLIDPNQQAGRLAKFMSFWLIPFGFAAGFTFSLITNLNTFPWAGEIGNHLIGGLLGAASGAMGSFFVGGGVGLISGSGDALPYRNRLDAGKYLIIVEGNEVQNLKASGILRRFNPETIQGYSDY, from the coding sequence ATGAGAGCCTTTAACCCTATGAGTTATGTTATTGCTGTTTTGAGTGATCGCATCCAGGCAGAAGCCGCTTACTCTGAACTTGAGAAGGAAGGTTTGCCGATGAATCAGGTTTCGATTCTGGGGAGGGGGTATAAGTCGGCAGATGAGTTTGGCTTAATTGATCCTAATCAACAAGCGGGACGGTTGGCAAAATTTATGTCTTTTTGGTTAATTCCCTTTGGTTTTGCAGCCGGATTTACCTTCAGCCTGATTACGAATCTAAACACTTTTCCCTGGGCAGGGGAGATTGGCAATCATTTAATTGGAGGCTTATTGGGTGCTGCCTCTGGTGCAATGGGTAGCTTTTTTGTAGGGGGTGGCGTTGGGCTAATTAGTGGTAGTGGCGATGCCTTGCCTTACCGCAATCGTCTGGATGCTGGTAAATATTTAATTATTGTTGAGGGAAATGAGGTTCAAAATTTGAAAGCGTCAGGTATCTTGCGGCGATTTAATCCTGAAACGATTCAGGGCTACAGCGATTATTAA
- a CDS encoding hypothetical protein (IMG reference gene:2510093800~PFAM: Caspase domain), translated as MANHWAIAVGINQYLQMKSLPYAKQDAAVVRDALSEALTVKQVYYFSDDAPNLTLSEGITILTQPTFSNLKQFLQVRFASPFLTPEDTLWFFFSGHGLHYANRDYLMPSDADPENPEHSAIALDDLVECLQRCGTSKIILLIDACRTDTQKFGQGFGTDPEGVTTLFASDYNQLSQAIPVLQQGSFTSALLEGLQALSRYKNANLEHWFLYVRDRLPKLNLQHGQPIQMPRLRINPALTPELIAIPRVAVKQGNIFEQLISRQRMSAANMGSVILSPETAHSPFWKVAVGAGVASILLGVMGYGAFQETQRLTPLNLPNAATPTQRSTAKKAVKSNPQRIRDAGAANLPNSPESNDLNFTNDPILRVPKPGVYYTEDPQFSASRREIGKRGSRLCIKLVNGASSPSARPQVIVSSISPRQDGFYIDATREKLRMNDVYTEFGDRKSIWQRLEREVDETGLMGDCLAARSTFVQQPKAK; from the coding sequence ATGGCAAACCATTGGGCGATCGCAGTTGGGATTAATCAATATCTTCAGATGAAGTCATTGCCGTATGCAAAACAAGATGCCGCAGTGGTGCGTGACGCTCTTTCAGAAGCATTAACTGTCAAGCAAGTTTATTACTTTTCGGATGATGCTCCAAATCTGACGTTGAGCGAGGGCATTACAATTCTCACTCAACCAACCTTTTCGAATTTGAAGCAGTTTTTGCAAGTCCGGTTTGCCAGTCCATTCCTTACCCCGGAGGATACACTCTGGTTCTTTTTTAGTGGGCATGGCTTGCACTATGCTAATCGTGATTATTTAATGCCCAGTGATGCGGATCCAGAGAATCCTGAACACAGTGCGATCGCACTTGATGATTTAGTAGAATGCCTGCAGCGCTGTGGTACAAGCAAGATTATTTTACTGATTGATGCATGTCGCACCGATACTCAAAAATTCGGGCAAGGCTTTGGTACCGATCCAGAAGGAGTCACTACTCTATTTGCTTCTGATTACAATCAACTGTCTCAGGCTATTCCAGTCCTACAGCAGGGTTCCTTTACAAGTGCCTTGTTGGAAGGGTTGCAAGCACTGAGCCGTTACAAGAATGCTAATCTGGAACATTGGTTTCTGTATGTGCGCGATCGCTTGCCTAAGCTCAATTTGCAGCACGGGCAACCTATTCAAATGCCGCGTCTACGGATTAACCCAGCTTTGACTCCAGAATTGATTGCTATTCCACGAGTTGCAGTTAAGCAGGGCAACATTTTTGAACAACTGATCTCGCGGCAACGCATGAGTGCAGCGAACATGGGTTCCGTTATCTTATCGCCGGAAACTGCCCATTCCCCTTTTTGGAAAGTCGCAGTGGGAGCAGGCGTGGCAAGTATTTTGTTGGGAGTGATGGGCTATGGAGCATTTCAGGAAACCCAACGTTTAACTCCCCTCAATCTACCCAACGCTGCAACACCCACCCAACGATCAACAGCGAAAAAAGCAGTGAAATCTAACCCTCAGAGAATCCGCGATGCCGGTGCGGCAAATCTGCCTAACTCGCCTGAATCCAATGACCTGAATTTCACTAATGACCCAATTTTGCGAGTGCCGAAACCAGGTGTGTATTACACGGAAGACCCGCAGTTTAGTGCCTCTCGGCGTGAAATTGGCAAGCGGGGGAGTCGTTTATGTATCAAGTTAGTTAATGGGGCAAGTAGCCCATCGGCGCGACCACAAGTGATCGTTAGCAGCATTTCACCCCGCCAGGATGGGTTTTACATTGACGCGACTCGCGAAAAGCTGCGTATGAATGACGTTTATACTGAATTTGGCGATCGCAAGAGCATCTGGCAACGCCTGGAACGCGAGGTGGATGAAACTGGTTTAATGGGAGACTGCCTTGCTGCTCGTTCTACTTTTGTGCAGCAACCAAAAGCAAAATAG
- a CDS encoding hypothetical protein (IMG reference gene:2510093801), which produces MARRYTRREFITDASFALGSSLLLKLLAPGDRAIVPITLSSSMPVTHLLRPSKH; this is translated from the coding sequence ATGGCAAGACGCTACACTCGACGCGAATTTATCACAGACGCCTCGTTTGCGCTGGGTAGCAGCCTATTGTTAAAGCTACTGGCACCTGGCGATCGCGCAATCGTCCCCATTACTTTGTCTTCTTCAATGCCAGTAACACATCTACTTCGCCCGTCGAAGCATTAA
- a CDS encoding Protein of unknown function (DUF3352) (IMG reference gene:2510093802~PFAM: Protein of unknown function (DUF3352)) has translation MSGKKLLLPTVGAAVVLAGGAAAYMYLKGPAKDGTSPLAIAKTVPDEAYLVAFVSSDPQNWTKLQQFGTPEAKQVVSKGLQTIKQDLLAKNNIDFDKDIKPWVGNGMIALLPNESKPDAPSTLVVVNIRDKIAAMQFAGKLANQGSKSKEAEYKGNKILFNEANSTYATVVKDFLMVAQDQKTIEAAVDTAQGAPSLASKPGAENILNKGVDVPNAIAQVYLLDYSDATQKLMNLSKEDSASSINLQEMQKVQSIVAGVGVDDEGLRMKASITMSPDAPKFDYQPVPGKVVAQFPAETLAMVSGGNISRIWTQATQQVKSDPMAEQTLNTARESAKAANFDLDKDIFGWMDGEFGIALIPSDRGILSQVGFGGVMVFDTSDRKTAEATFAKLDEFARSNAMLVQQRDVQGKKVTEWSSPMMPGSILGHGWLDDDSLFVALGGPMVEVATAKPSQALDSSTNFKAATGSLPKQNLGYLYVDMDKTMTLVNRFAALTQSPIPPDSAAVLNSIKGIGMTSTQVNASTGEVDVLLALKKTK, from the coding sequence ATGTCTGGAAAGAAACTACTTCTTCCTACTGTTGGTGCTGCGGTAGTATTGGCAGGCGGTGCCGCTGCCTACATGTATCTCAAAGGACCTGCAAAAGATGGAACAAGTCCGCTGGCGATCGCGAAAACAGTGCCCGATGAAGCTTATTTAGTCGCATTTGTCTCCAGTGACCCGCAAAACTGGACAAAACTACAGCAATTTGGCACTCCCGAAGCCAAGCAGGTTGTAAGCAAAGGATTGCAGACGATTAAGCAAGATCTGTTAGCGAAAAATAACATTGATTTTGACAAAGATATTAAACCCTGGGTGGGAAATGGCATGATTGCGCTTTTGCCTAATGAGAGCAAGCCTGATGCACCCAGCACGTTAGTTGTTGTAAATATCCGCGACAAGATCGCTGCTATGCAGTTTGCTGGTAAGTTGGCAAATCAGGGCAGTAAGAGTAAGGAAGCCGAATACAAGGGCAATAAAATTCTATTTAACGAAGCCAACTCTACCTACGCCACCGTAGTAAAGGATTTCCTGATGGTTGCCCAAGACCAGAAGACGATTGAAGCAGCCGTTGACACCGCCCAAGGAGCACCGTCTCTTGCTTCTAAACCTGGTGCAGAGAATATTCTAAATAAAGGGGTGGATGTACCAAATGCGATCGCCCAAGTCTATTTGCTGGATTATTCTGACGCAACCCAAAAGTTGATGAACCTTTCCAAGGAAGACTCTGCATCGTCCATCAACCTGCAAGAGATGCAAAAAGTTCAGTCAATAGTTGCCGGAGTAGGAGTAGACGACGAAGGGCTGCGGATGAAAGCCTCCATTACTATGAGTCCTGATGCACCTAAGTTTGATTACCAGCCCGTTCCTGGCAAAGTAGTAGCGCAATTTCCAGCCGAAACACTGGCAATGGTCAGTGGCGGCAACATCAGCCGCATCTGGACTCAGGCAACTCAACAAGTTAAATCTGACCCAATGGCTGAGCAAACCCTCAATACTGCCCGCGAGTCGGCAAAAGCTGCCAATTTTGATTTAGATAAAGACATTTTTGGATGGATGGATGGGGAGTTTGGGATTGCTCTGATTCCCTCTGATCGCGGCATTCTGTCCCAAGTCGGGTTTGGTGGTGTGATGGTGTTTGACACCAGCGATCGCAAAACGGCGGAAGCCACCTTTGCCAAGCTAGACGAATTTGCGAGATCAAACGCCATGTTGGTGCAACAGCGCGATGTGCAAGGTAAAAAGGTGACGGAATGGAGCAGTCCCATGATGCCAGGTTCAATTCTGGGGCATGGCTGGCTTGATGATGACTCTCTCTTCGTGGCGTTGGGTGGTCCGATGGTTGAAGTTGCAACGGCAAAGCCTAGCCAAGCATTAGATAGCAGTACCAATTTCAAAGCGGCAACTGGCTCACTGCCCAAGCAAAACCTCGGCTACTTGTATGTAGACATGGACAAAACCATGACATTGGTCAATCGCTTTGCTGCCCTTACCCAATCTCCTATTCCGCCCGACTCAGCAGCCGTGCTTAATTCCATCAAGGGCATCGGCATGACCTCCACCCAGGTTAATGCTTCGACGGGCGAAGTAGATGTGTTACTGGCATTGAAGAAGACAAAGTAA
- a CDS encoding Na+/H+ dicarboxylate symporter (IMG reference gene:2510093803~PFAM: Sodium:dicarboxylate symporter family), which produces MDVANKPRSLNLSNLILIFLAVGILFGVGLNLYFPDTVQPLDHYFLAPVGKAFLRLIQFVVVPIVFSSLILGLTRIRDASQVRRFIVKLLICYVLTSAVGVALGMITALLLKPGSGFSVPLPASTQIHQGQSILDWLISLIPINPLEALSTGNLLQIIFSAALIVIGIQMAGEKANPFVELIESIYVISEKTLSVILYTAPLGVFALISSVIATQGFRLVSNLFFYVVGLWLATIVMLGFYIVILTVLEKNPLRFFQCFSPSLSLGFGTASSTATLPVVLQNAEDYGLREEIAGFAVPIGTAIKRDGSAILQGFNALFVAQIYHVPITPELLTAIALSALLVSFSTPGVPGSALITMATVLSAAGLPLEGIAIVAGVDRLTDGIKTVLNIIGNLCNALLLSKWEQLSATDSSLVQPRLSEQTD; this is translated from the coding sequence ATGGACGTAGCCAATAAACCGCGATCGCTCAATCTTTCTAACCTGATTCTGATTTTTCTCGCCGTTGGCATTTTATTTGGAGTTGGGTTGAACCTATATTTTCCTGATACTGTTCAGCCCCTGGATCACTATTTTCTTGCACCCGTTGGCAAAGCCTTTTTGCGCTTGATTCAATTTGTTGTTGTGCCAATTGTGTTTTCTTCCTTGATTTTGGGACTAACGCGAATTCGGGATGCTAGCCAAGTGCGGCGATTTATCGTGAAATTATTGATTTGCTACGTACTTACCAGTGCAGTTGGAGTAGCACTGGGAATGATAACAGCCTTATTGCTCAAACCTGGCAGTGGCTTTAGCGTGCCATTACCAGCGTCTACCCAGATCCATCAGGGGCAGTCCATTTTAGACTGGTTAATTAGCCTGATTCCAATCAATCCGCTAGAAGCGTTGAGCACTGGAAACTTGCTGCAAATCATTTTTTCAGCCGCGCTGATTGTAATTGGCATTCAAATGGCGGGTGAGAAGGCGAATCCGTTCGTTGAGTTGATTGAAAGCATCTATGTCATCAGTGAAAAGACTCTATCAGTAATCTTATACACAGCCCCTCTGGGTGTATTTGCATTAATTAGTTCAGTCATTGCTACACAGGGATTCAGACTGGTTTCTAACTTGTTTTTTTATGTGGTGGGTTTGTGGTTGGCAACGATTGTGATGCTTGGTTTCTATATTGTGATTTTGACTGTGCTGGAAAAGAACCCCCTCCGCTTTTTTCAATGCTTTTCTCCATCTCTTTCATTAGGATTTGGTACAGCCAGTTCAACAGCTACGTTACCTGTTGTGTTGCAAAATGCTGAAGACTATGGGTTGCGGGAAGAGATCGCAGGGTTTGCAGTCCCGATTGGGACTGCCATCAAGCGAGACGGCTCGGCAATTCTACAGGGATTTAATGCGTTGTTCGTGGCGCAAATTTATCATGTTCCTATTACGCCAGAATTGTTAACGGCGATCGCACTCAGTGCATTGCTGGTTTCCTTTAGTACACCTGGTGTTCCAGGCTCTGCCTTAATCACGATGGCAACAGTGCTTTCAGCCGCCGGATTACCGCTCGAAGGCATCGCGATTGTGGCAGGGGTTGATCGTTTAACTGACGGGATTAAAACCGTACTGAATATCATTGGCAACCTCTGTAATGCGCTCCTGCTAAGTAAATGGGAGCAGCTGTCAGCGACTGACTCTTCGCTGGTGCAGCCTCGCCTGTCTGAACAAACTGATTAA
- a CDS encoding hypothetical protein (IMG reference gene:2510093804) has protein sequence MMKLMDYPAAIAERERLLLRTDQHIRRLQDIVNRLAAEIDTEIAFDSELKNDAQRKAKRLELMSSAEYRKAVTNLQIAQDERAEIEIDLNLLRNQFSVIKLQLREAIATRELQVIDAA, from the coding sequence ATGATGAAACTGATGGATTATCCAGCCGCGATCGCAGAAAGAGAGCGGCTTTTGCTCCGCACAGATCAACACATTCGTCGTTTGCAGGATATTGTTAACCGACTTGCCGCCGAAATTGATACTGAGATTGCCTTCGATAGTGAACTCAAAAACGATGCGCAGCGCAAAGCCAAGCGATTAGAGCTAATGAGTTCTGCCGAATACCGTAAAGCCGTCACAAATTTGCAAATTGCCCAGGACGAACGTGCCGAAATTGAAATTGATCTAAACCTGCTGCGCAATCAATTCTCGGTGATTAAACTGCAACTACGGGAAGCGATCGCCACTCGTGAGCTACAAGTAATCGACGCAGCCTGA
- a CDS encoding coenzyme F420-reducing hydrogenase, beta subunit (IMG reference gene:2510093805~PFAM: Coenzyme F420 hydrogenase/dehydrogenase, beta subunit N-term; Coenzyme F420 hydrogenase/dehydrogenase, beta subunit C terminus), giving the protein MTSVAANNTAHKKARALKPSSRRPAKELCSECGLCDTYYIHYVKEACAFLTQHIAELEIEAHGRSRDLESQDDWYFGVHQDMMAARKKDPIPGAQWTGIVSSIAIQMLTRGMVEGVVCVQNTEEDRFQPKPVIARTTDEILAARVNKPTLSPNLSVLEQIEQSNMKRLLVIGVGCQIQALRTVEKQLGLEKLYVLGTPCVDNVTRAGLQKFLDTTSRSPSTVIHYEFMQDFRVHFKHEDGSTEMVPFFGLKTNQLKDVFAPSCMSCFDYVNSLADLVVGYMGAPFGWQWIVVRNDRGQEMLDLVRDQIATQPVMSQGDRKQAVQNSIPAYDKGVTLPMWAAKLMGVVIERVGPKGLEYARFSIDSHFTRNYLYVKRHHPEKLESHVPEYAKRIVSQYKLPGRF; this is encoded by the coding sequence ATGACTTCTGTAGCTGCCAACAATACTGCCCACAAAAAAGCCAGAGCACTTAAGCCCTCCAGCCGCCGTCCTGCCAAGGAACTCTGTAGTGAGTGTGGACTCTGCGACACTTACTACATTCACTACGTCAAAGAAGCCTGCGCATTTTTAACTCAGCACATTGCGGAGTTGGAAATTGAAGCACATGGACGCAGCCGCGATCTAGAAAGCCAGGACGACTGGTACTTTGGCGTGCATCAAGACATGATGGCAGCCCGTAAGAAAGATCCCATTCCTGGAGCACAATGGACAGGAATTGTCAGCAGTATTGCAATTCAAATGCTGACACGGGGCATGGTGGAAGGCGTGGTATGTGTACAAAATACCGAGGAAGACCGCTTCCAGCCCAAGCCTGTGATTGCCCGCACAACGGACGAAATTTTGGCAGCACGGGTCAACAAACCCACCCTTTCACCGAATCTGTCTGTGCTGGAGCAGATTGAACAATCTAATATGAAGCGCTTACTAGTGATTGGGGTAGGATGTCAGATCCAAGCTCTCCGCACAGTGGAGAAACAACTGGGATTAGAAAAGTTGTACGTGCTGGGAACGCCTTGTGTGGATAATGTTACTCGCGCTGGATTGCAAAAATTTCTCGATACCACCAGCCGATCGCCTTCAACGGTCATTCACTACGAATTCATGCAAGACTTTCGGGTTCACTTTAAGCATGAAGATGGCTCAACTGAAATGGTGCCCTTCTTTGGCTTAAAAACCAATCAATTAAAAGATGTGTTTGCTCCTTCTTGCATGAGCTGTTTTGATTACGTCAATTCGCTAGCAGATCTGGTGGTGGGTTATATGGGTGCGCCGTTTGGTTGGCAGTGGATTGTGGTGCGAAATGATCGTGGTCAGGAAATGCTGGATTTGGTGCGAGACCAGATTGCAACACAGCCTGTAATGTCGCAGGGCGATCGCAAACAAGCAGTACAAAACAGTATTCCTGCCTACGATAAAGGGGTAACCCTTCCTATGTGGGCAGCCAAACTGATGGGCGTCGTGATTGAACGAGTAGGACCGAAAGGCTTGGAATATGCCCGTTTCTCAATTGATTCCCACTTTACTCGCAATTACCTTTACGTTAAGCGTCATCATCCCGAAAAGCTAGAATCCCACGTACCTGAGTACGCTAAACGTATCGTCAGCCAGTATAAATTACCGGGACGTTTCTGA
- a CDS encoding ABC-type polar amino acid transport system, ATPase component (IMG reference gene:2510093806~PFAM: ABC transporter), with translation MSAHSIDMIAAKPDADAMIVATAVEKWYDNDFHVLRGVNLTVNRGEVVVIMGPSGSGKSTFIRTFNALESYQRGQIIIDGIHLTEDLRNVEAIRQEVGMVFQQFNLFPHLTVLQNVTLAPIWVRRWSKMQAEEVAMQLLERVGILDQARKYPGQLSGGQQQRVAIARALAMQPKIMLFDEPTSALDPEMVREVLDVMRSLAESGMTMVCVTHEVGFAREVADRVVLMADGLLIEEGTPDEFFNHPREERTQKFLSQIL, from the coding sequence ATGTCTGCTCATTCCATTGATATGATCGCTGCCAAACCAGATGCCGATGCCATGATTGTGGCGACGGCAGTTGAAAAGTGGTACGACAATGATTTTCACGTGTTACGCGGGGTAAATCTGACTGTGAATCGGGGGGAAGTGGTCGTGATTATGGGACCCTCTGGTTCAGGTAAGTCCACGTTTATTCGGACGTTTAATGCACTGGAATCTTATCAGAGGGGACAAATTATCATTGATGGGATTCACTTAACGGAAGATTTGCGGAATGTCGAAGCGATTCGGCAAGAGGTAGGGATGGTGTTTCAGCAGTTCAACCTGTTTCCTCACCTGACGGTTTTGCAAAATGTGACTCTTGCACCAATCTGGGTACGCCGCTGGTCAAAGATGCAAGCGGAAGAAGTAGCAATGCAATTGCTAGAGCGGGTGGGAATTTTAGACCAGGCAAGAAAATATCCAGGGCAACTTTCAGGCGGGCAACAACAACGGGTGGCGATCGCACGAGCATTGGCAATGCAACCCAAAATTATGCTGTTTGATGAACCCACGTCTGCCTTAGATCCAGAGATGGTGCGAGAAGTGCTGGATGTGATGCGATCGCTAGCGGAGTCTGGCATGACAATGGTGTGTGTTACCCATGAAGTAGGCTTTGCTCGCGAAGTTGCTGATCGGGTGGTGCTGATGGCAGATGGGCTATTGATTGAAGAGGGTACACCAGACGAATTTTTTAACCATCCTAGGGAAGAACGTACCCAAAAATTTCTGTCTCAAATCCTCTAA
- a CDS encoding MAF protein (IMG reference gene:2510093807~PFAM: Maf-like protein~TIGRFAM: MAF protein) → MATPHFVLASASPARKRLLQTAGIEPIVQPSYFDEDQIQSSDPALLVKTLAIRKADAVATQLAPKVTVPTLVMGCDSVLAINGKIYGKPDSPEDAIARWQEMRGQVGGLYTGHALIELLPQNSSSPTPYTPIPSSQSTTLIRCQMTQVYFANASDRQIAAYVGTGEPLNCAGCFALEGKGGLLIERLEGCHSNVIGLSLPLLRQMLSELGYDIADFWQH, encoded by the coding sequence TTGGCAACTCCACACTTTGTCCTGGCTTCCGCTTCTCCAGCGCGTAAGCGATTGCTGCAAACTGCAGGAATTGAGCCAATTGTGCAGCCTAGTTATTTTGACGAAGATCAAATCCAAAGTTCTGATCCAGCTTTGTTGGTTAAAACGTTAGCCATTCGTAAAGCGGATGCAGTGGCGACTCAACTGGCTCCTAAAGTAACTGTTCCTACGTTAGTAATGGGCTGTGATTCTGTGCTGGCAATCAATGGCAAGATTTACGGCAAACCTGATAGTCCTGAGGATGCGATCGCACGCTGGCAAGAAATGCGCGGTCAAGTCGGTGGACTGTATACTGGGCACGCCCTGATCGAATTACTACCGCAGAATTCCTCTTCCCCAACCCCTTACACGCCGATCCCCAGCTCCCAATCCACCACGCTGATTCGTTGCCAAATGACTCAGGTCTATTTTGCCAACGCCAGCGATCGCCAGATTGCAGCCTATGTAGGGACGGGTGAGCCGCTCAACTGCGCAGGATGTTTTGCACTGGAAGGAAAAGGTGGGCTGTTGATAGAACGGCTGGAGGGTTGCCATAGCAATGTGATTGGGTTGAGCCTGCCTCTGTTGCGGCAAATGTTGTCTGAGTTGGGTTACGATATTGCCGACTTTTGGCAACATTAA